In one Tachysurus fulvidraco isolate hzauxx_2018 chromosome 16, HZAU_PFXX_2.0, whole genome shotgun sequence genomic region, the following are encoded:
- the LOC113642594 gene encoding E3 ubiquitin/ISG15 ligase TRIM25-like encodes MQSLLHPSTPRTRKSGDKEHNSPTLLSDVSKMAEDSNISVDHLQFSCSICLDLLKDPVTTPCGHSFCMLCINDFWDQPVLKGVYSCPQCRETFLPRPVLRRNNVMAEVVEKLKWKDLSGGSATCSGSESGDVECDICTESKAKAVRSCLVCLASFCKTHLKPHYESPVFKKHKLVQACKHLQEKICSRHDKLVDFYCRTDRTIICALCMLDEHKDHNMVSLASERTEKQKQIREIQRKSQQKILDKEKKLQDLKQAVNTLKSSAHAAVEESERIFTEVLLFIEEKCYEVTELIRAQEKAELDQAAGLQEQLEHEIAELKKRDTELELLSDTEDHVHFLQSFKTLCSTTKTKESPMMTINRHISFDGVSKCLSDLKEQFEEVCEDKFNKINPNVAKIQMIFPSEPKTREEFLQYFCHLNFDPNTANEALWLSENYRKVSRSGKLNPYPNHPERFDGYGQVLCKQSVCGRCYWEVEWSRGGWVYISVAYKGISRKGRGKECWFGHNAQSWSLECSSSLSFWHNDVQTKIPGLLSSRIGVYLDHSAGTLSFYSVSDAMSLLYRVQTTFTESLYPGFWVNALATAKLCYSVE; translated from the exons ATGCAGTCTTTGCTCCACCCATCTACACCTAGAACCAGGAAGTCAGGTGATAAAGAACACAACTCGCCTACTCTCCTCTCAGATGTTAGTAAAATGGCTGAggacagtaatatttcagtggACCATCTTCAATTCAGCTGTTCGATCTGCCTGGATTTGCTGAAGGATCCGGTAACGACTCCATGTGGCCACAGcttttgtatgttgtgtattaATGACTTTTGGGATCAGCCTGTTCTGAAGGGGGTGTACAGCTGCCCTCAGTGCAGAGAAACGTTCCTGCCGAGACCTGTCCTACGCAGGAATAATGTCatggctgaagtggtggagaagCTCAAGTGGAAAGACCTAAGCGGTGGTTCTGCTACTTGTTCTGGCTCAGAATCTGGAGATGTTGAGTGTGACATATGTACTGAGAGCAAAGCAAAGGCTGTCAGGTCCTGTCTGGTGTGTCTGGCTTCTTTCTGTAAGACACATCTCAAACCTCACTACGAATCCCCTGTTTTTAAGAAGCATAAGCTAGTCCAGGCATGCAAACATCTGCAAGAAAAAATCTGTTCTCGTCATGACAAACTGGTAGATTTCTACTGTCGAACAGACCGGACGATCATATGTGCACTGTGTATGTTAGATGAACATAAAGATCACAATATGGTTTCACTTGCTTcagaaagaactgaaaaacag AAGCAGATAAGGGAAATTCAAAGGAAATCCCAGCAGAAGATCCTGGACAAGGAGAAGAAACTGCAAGACCTTAAACAGGCTGTGAATACTCTTAAG AGCTCAGCACACGCAGCGGTGGAGGAAAGTGAGAGAATCTTTACTGAAGTGCTTCTCTTCATTGAGGAAAAGTGTTATGAGGTGACCGAACTCATCAGGGCTCAGGAGAAAGCTGAACTGGATCAAGCCGCAGGACTGCAGGAGCAACTGGAGCATGAGATCGCTGAGCTTAAGAAGAGAGACACTGAGCTGGAGCTGCTATCAGACACAGAGGATCATGTGCATTTCCTGCAG AGTTTCAAGACTCTCTGCTCCACTACGAAAACTAAGGAGTCACCCATGATGACTATAAATCGACATATCTCTTTCGACGGAGTGAGCAAATGTCTCTCGGACCTGAAAGAACAATTTGAGGAAGTCTGCGAAGataaattcaacaaaatcaaTCCAAACG TTGCCAAAATCCAGATGATTTTTCCCAGTGAACCAAAGACCAGAGAAGAATTTCTCCAGT ATTTTTGTCACCTGAATTTTGACCCCAACACAGCAAATGAGGCGCTGTGGCTTTCTGAGAACTACAGGAAAGTATCTCGCAGTGGGAAACTAAACCCGTATCCTAATCATCCGGAGAGATTTGATGGTTACGGTCAGGTGCTGTGTAAACAGAGTGTatgtggacgctgttactgggaggttgAATGGAGCAGGGGTGGATGGGTGTACATCTCAGTGGCGTATAAAGGGATCAGCAGAAAAGGACGTGGTAAGGAGTGCTGGTTTGGACACAATGCTCAATCCTGGAGTCTGGAGTGTAGTTCCTCCCTGTCGTTCTGGCACAACGACGTTCAGACAAAGATTCCTGGCCTGCTGTCGTCCAGAATCGGAGTGTATTTAGaccacagtgcaggaactctgtcttTCTACAGTGTCTCAGATGCGATGAGTCTCCTATACAGAGTTCAAACCACGTTCACTGAGTCACTCTACCCTGGGTTTTGGGTCAATGCTCTTGCAACTGCTAAGCTATGTTACTCTgtagaatag
- the LOC113642552 gene encoding tripartite motif-containing protein 16-like protein, with product MLFYFLSLSQTLSTGEMAEASISIPQEHFSCSICLNLLKEPVTTPCGHSFCMVCINRFWDEQNQKKSYSCPQCRETFAPRPILRKSNMLTEITDLLKKSDQQTSLINTLDIISIESQDVECDSCIGVKEKAVKSCLTCLATYCETHVQPHLESPAFKKHTLVAALSNLQEKMCAEHNKLLEVFCRDDKRVICYQCSKENHSDHDTIPVQDEWIEKKKYIEDIQQKHQNRLESREKKLLELKEVTEAYKQCVQEAVEDSKRIFAELLVSFEKRQSKVTEMLRAEEKTELAQTVGVEKQLEQEIASIKKKQTELEKLSQTSGYIHFLQRFQFLSPALEISDSFKFTLNHQWSFENFKKSIIQIKEDVEDICKEKVEKVSENALIFNQIIIIPEPETREEFLKYACGLSLDPNTANNYLELSNDNTQVKCVQKSHEYPNHPERFTDWQQVLCNQKVPLRSYWEVEVDGETGVSIAVSYKDISRKGSKSESRFGHNAQSWRLVRYSKKNYCFWHDDTKIEISSPKSKRIGVYLDQKAGILAFYSISDKMNLIHKVSTAFTQPLYAGFGIGSNSFANICLQPSAVRTAVAAAESCSKIKK from the exons ATGctcttttactttctctctctctctcagactctcagCACAGGAGAAATGGCAGAAGCCAGTATTTCAATTCCTCAGGAGCATTTTTCTTGTTCGATCTGCCTGAATCTGCTGAAGGAGCCAGTGACTACTCCATGTGGACACAGTTTCTGCATGGTGTGTATTAACAGGTTTTGGGATGAGCAAAATCAGAAGAAATCCTACAGCTGTCCACAATGTAGAGAGACATTTGCTCCAAGGCCTATCCTTCGTAAAAGCAACATGCTGACTGAGATTACTGACCTACTGAAGAAAAGTGACCAGCAAACCTCTTTGATCAACACTTTAGACATCATCTCCATTGAATCTCAGGACGTGGAGTGTGATTCCTGCATTGGTGTGAAAGAGAAAGCTGTGAAGTCCTGCTTGACATGTCTGGCTACATACTGCGAGACACATGTTCAGCCTCATCTTGAATCTCCTGCTTTCAAGAAGCACACTCTGGTCGCAGCCTTGAGTAACCTTCAGGAGAAAATGTGTGCTGAACATAACAAGCTTCTTGAAGTTTTCTGCCGTGACGATAAGAGAGTGATTTGCTACCAGTGTTCAAAAGAAAATCACAGCGATCATGATACCATCCCAGTTCAAGATGAATGGATTGAAAAAAAg AAATACATCGAGGATATACAGCAAAAACATCAGAACAGACttgagagcagagagaagaaatTGCTGGAGCTAAAGGAAGTGACAGAGGCATATAAG CAATGTGTACAGGAAGCAGTGGAGGATAGTAAGAGGATCTTTGCTGAGCTGCTTGTCTCCTTCGAGAAAAGACAATCTAAGGTGACCGAAATGTTGAGAGCTGAAGAGAAAACTGAACTGGCCCAAACTGTAGGAGTGGAAAAGCAGCTGGAACAGGAGATTGCGAGtattaagaaaaaacaaactgaactggAAAAGCTTTCACAGACCAGCGGATACATCCATTTCCTTCAG AGGTTCCAGTTCCTGAGTCCTGCACTAGAAATTTCTGACTCTTTTAAGTTCACTCTCAATCACCAGTGGTCCTttgagaattttaaaaaatctatcaTCCAAATCAAGGAGGACGTAGAAGACATTTGCAAGGAAAAGGTGGAGAAAGTTTCTGAAAACG caTTGATCTTCAACCAGATCATTATAATACCTGAGCCAGAGACCAGGGAGGAATTCCTGAAAT aTGCTTGTGGGCTATCTCTTGATCCCAACACAGCAAATAATTACCTTGAGCTGTCAAACGATAACACACAAGTGAAATGTGTTCAAAAGTCCCACGAATACCCTAATCATCCCGAGCGATTTACCGACTGGCAGCAAGTGCTCTGTAACCAGAAAGTTCCTCTGCGTAGTTACTGGGAGGTTGAGGTAGATGGTGAAACTGGAGTTTCCATTGCTGTGTCTTATAAAGACATCAGCAGAAAAGGATCTAAAAGTGAGAGTCGTTTTGGACACAACGCTCAATCATGGAGATTAGTTCgatattctaaaaaaaactacTGCTTCTGGCACGATGATACCAAGATTGAAATCTCAAGTCCAAAATCCAAAAGAATTGGGGTTTATCTGGATCAAAAGGCTGGAATTCTGGCCTTCTACAGTATTTCTGACAAAATGAATCTAATTCATAAAGTCTCAACAGCATTTACTCAGCCCCTGTATGCTGGGTTTGGGATTGGTAGCAACTCCTTTGCAAATATTTGCCTTCAACCATCAGCAGTTAGAACTGCGGTTGCTGCTGCTGAGAgttgttcaaaaataaaaaaatga